The proteins below are encoded in one region of Rhodothermales bacterium:
- a CDS encoding protein kinase has protein sequence MQLGKLIGQYQILEKLGRGGMGVVYTARDTKLDRTVALKFLPPHMSTDEEAKQRFIQEAKAASALDHANICTIHDIAETEDGELYIVMAFYEGQTLKYRLEHEEFAIGDALDVARQLGRALERAHEAGIIHRDLKPANIMVTDRGEVKLLDFGLAKLMSGLDLTAEGSTLGTAAYMSPEQARGEEMDARTDIWSFGVVLYEMLAGQKPFRGDYDQALLYAILNEDPPPIDEQRPEMPDALSDTVTKCLQKDRDSRYDGMTTLLSDIDAETVPAASGRADARSKRMVSRPVLLSIVGLFSALVLAGIVYQANRGDDASGHSVSSDVIAVLPFAVRGSPDLAYLGEGMVDLISQKLDGAGNLRALNPRAVISLINREGLDINDPESGSRVARKLGAGRYVTGDLLEVGGRLRLTAYLTDTDQPNQPLGEAAVEGAAENLFDVIDDLVTDLLGG, from the coding sequence ATGCAACTGGGAAAACTCATAGGCCAGTACCAGATCCTCGAGAAACTGGGTCGCGGCGGCATGGGCGTCGTGTACACGGCCCGCGACACGAAACTCGACCGGACCGTTGCCCTCAAGTTTCTGCCTCCGCACATGAGTACGGATGAGGAGGCGAAGCAGCGGTTTATCCAGGAGGCGAAGGCCGCGTCCGCTCTGGATCACGCCAACATCTGCACGATCCACGACATCGCCGAAACCGAGGACGGCGAGCTCTATATCGTGATGGCGTTCTACGAGGGGCAGACGCTGAAGTATCGCCTCGAGCACGAAGAATTCGCCATCGGCGACGCTCTCGATGTGGCCCGCCAGCTCGGACGGGCTCTCGAAAGAGCACACGAGGCTGGTATCATTCACCGCGATCTGAAGCCGGCCAATATCATGGTGACGGATCGCGGCGAGGTGAAACTGCTGGACTTCGGTCTTGCAAAATTGATGTCAGGGCTTGACCTGACAGCCGAAGGCAGCACGCTCGGCACGGCGGCATACATGAGTCCCGAGCAGGCGCGCGGCGAGGAAATGGACGCCCGTACGGACATCTGGTCATTCGGTGTCGTCCTGTACGAGATGCTGGCGGGGCAGAAGCCGTTTCGAGGCGACTACGACCAGGCCCTCCTCTATGCAATTCTGAATGAAGACCCCCCTCCCATCGACGAGCAGCGTCCGGAAATGCCGGACGCCCTGTCAGATACGGTCACTAAGTGTCTTCAGAAAGATCGGGACTCGCGCTACGACGGCATGACCACGCTGTTGTCGGACATCGACGCGGAAACTGTGCCCGCAGCTTCCGGGCGTGCGGACGCCCGCTCGAAACGCATGGTCTCCCGACCGGTTCTGCTGTCGATTGTTGGCCTGTTTTCCGCGCTTGTCCTTGCCGGCATAGTCTACCAGGCCAACCGAGGTGACGACGCCTCCGGCCACTCCGTGTCCAGCGACGTAATCGCCGTTCTTCCGTTTGCGGTCAGAGGATCTCCCGACCTGGCCTATCTTGGGGAGGGCATGGTGGATCTAATATCCCAGAAGCTCGACGGTGCCGGAAACCTGCGCGCACTTAATCCTCGTGCCGTCATCTCGCTGATAAACCGGGAGGGACTCGATATCAACGATCCTGAGTCCGGGAGCCGCGTCGCCCGCAAACTGGGCGCCGGCCGGTATGTCACGGGTGACCTCCTCGAGGTTGGCGGGAGGCTGAGGTTGACCGCCTACCTGACCGATACGGATCAGCCCAATCAGCCGTTGGGCGAGGCCGCTGTCGAAGGTGCGGCGGAAAACCTTTTTGACGTGATCGACGATCTTGTGACGGACCTGCTTGGAGG